The following DNA comes from Enterocloster bolteae.
TTGTCAACGTAAAGAATCAGGATGCCATCACCAAAGTCATAGATATGGCGCCGGATTTTATCAACAAATTCCTGGGGGGGAAGCCAGCTGTGTCTGAAGAGACGGTCCAAACCGCAAAGGATACGGCGGCAACCTACGACACGGGTAAGGCAGAACATATGGATGTGAAATAGGAATCCCGGGCCGCCTTTCTGCATATGATGGAATATAGCTTGTTGCAGAATGGGGGAGACAATTAAGATATGAGAAGAATATGCGGGCTTATGCTGTTCTGCTTTGGACTGGGGATGGCAGTGCTGCTCTTTATTCCGGAGACAATCTTTACCTTCCTGTTCGTTATCGGCTGCCTTGTATTAGGATATAATCTGTTCTGTTGTTAATATAAACGTATGGCGTATCGAAGAGGAAGAAGACTACAATAGGGATTGAATATAAAATACAGGTTATGCGTTCCTCCCATAGGAGCATAGCCTGTTTTTTACTGTCTGGTTTTTTGCGGCAGGGACTGACAAGCGGATACCAGGCTGAATATTGCGCAAAAAAAAGACACCGCCTGTCGGTATGACAGAGACAATGTCTTTTTCCGTGATATGTTCTGTTTCATTAAGCTCTTTCTACAAGGCCTGAACGTAAGCAGGAAGTACATACGTACATTCTCTGGGTTCCACCATTAACCTTGACTCTGACAGATTTAACGTTCGCTTTCCACATCTTGTTGGATCTTCTATGGGAATGGCTCACTTGAATTCCGAAATGAGCTGCCTTTTCACAGATTGCACACTTAGCCATACTATTGCACCTCCTTAACACGTTACTTGGATTCTTTCATTAAGAAAAATCCACAACAAATGTATGATACCAGAAGTTTGCAAATTTTGCAAGTGAAAAAATTAAAATTTCTTTCTTTTTTTCAGAAAATAGTGTATACTGTCTCTAGTAAAGAAACGGAGGCATGTGTATGAAGGGACGAATCAGCAATAAAATGGGCGAAATCCAGATTAACCCGGACGTGATTGCTTTATATGCAGGAACCATCGCAGTTGAATGTTTTGGCATTGTAGGTATGGCAGCTGTCAGCATGAAGGACGGGCTGGTTAAACTATTAAAGAGAGAGAGCCTGACTCATGGAATCAATGTGGATATAAATGATAATAAAATATCCATTGATTTCCACGTAATCGTATCTTATGGGGTCAGTATTTCGGCTGTATCTGACAACCTGATTGAAAGCGTGAAATACAGGGTAGAAGAATTCACCGGCATGGAGGTTGAGAAAATCAATATCTATGTGGAAGGTGTTAGAGTGATTGACTAGGAGGAAGTAACTTGTGGGTATAAGTACGATTGACGCCGGTATGCTTAAGAATGCCTTCCTGGCAGGAGCAAAGGGGTTAGAGGCAAAGAAGGACTGGATTAACGAACTGAATGTATTTCCCGTGCCGGACGGGGATACGGGAACCAATATGACGCTTACTATCATGGCGGCGGCAAAGGAAGTGGCGGAGCTGGAGAATCCCACCATGGACCAGCTGGCAAAGGCCATTTCATCCGGTTCCCTGCGCGGGGCAAGAGGAAATTCCGGAGTTATATTATCACAGCTTCTCAGAGGCTTTACAAAAGAAATAAAAGCAGTGGAAGAAATTGATACCACCATTCTGGCCAACGCCATGGTGAGGGGAACCGAGACAGCATACAAGGCTGTCATGAAACCAAAAGAGGGAACCATCCTGACCGTGGCCAAGGCCATGGCGGATAAGGGCCTGGAGATGGCTTCACAGACAGATGATATAGAAGAATTTGTAAAACAAGTTATAGAATACGGCGATTATGTGCTGAGCCAGACACCGGAGATGCTCCCCGTGTTAAAACAGGC
Coding sequences within:
- the rpmB gene encoding 50S ribosomal protein L28, whose protein sequence is MAKCAICEKAAHFGIQVSHSHRRSNKMWKANVKSVRVKVNGGTQRMYVCTSCLRSGLVERA
- a CDS encoding Asp23/Gls24 family envelope stress response protein, producing the protein MKGRISNKMGEIQINPDVIALYAGTIAVECFGIVGMAAVSMKDGLVKLLKRESLTHGINVDINDNKISIDFHVIVSYGVSISAVSDNLIESVKYRVEEFTGMEVEKINIYVEGVRVID